The following are encoded together in the Limimonas halophila genome:
- the recF gene encoding DNA replication/repair protein RecF (All proteins in this family for which functions are known are DNA-binding proteins that assist the filamentation of RecA onto DNA for the initiation of recombination or recombinational repair.): MADAPLTTDRPGGLVANAPALWVRWLRLTNVRNYTAAEVRCDGRCVVLTGPNGAGKTNLLEAVSFLAPGRGLRRARLSEVERAETGDAAPAAGWGIAAEVETPDGPREIGTGRDPNGRERRAVRIDGQAAGGQQALGDVVAATWLTPQMDRLFQEGPAARRRFLDRLVFGLDPAHATRVNRYEHALRERARILRQDAPADPAWLSALEQRMAEQGVAIAAARRQLVDRLGAHAERDLGPFPRAGLELTGEVEGWLGETSALVAEERLTAALAASRARDRETGGAAHGPHRSDLAARHLERGQPGSLCSTGEQKALLVAIVLAHVRLLTVERGFAPLVLLDEVAAHLDAERRDALFTELPRLGAQAWLTGTDPALFAGLGEHAQLLAVEAGQVRDLK; this comes from the coding sequence ATGGCGGACGCCCCCCTGACGACCGACCGGCCCGGCGGGCTGGTGGCGAATGCTCCCGCGCTCTGGGTGCGGTGGTTGCGGCTGACGAACGTGCGCAACTACACCGCAGCCGAGGTGCGCTGCGACGGCCGCTGCGTGGTGCTCACCGGCCCCAACGGCGCGGGCAAGACCAACCTGCTGGAAGCCGTGTCCTTCCTGGCGCCGGGGCGCGGACTACGCCGCGCGCGCCTGAGCGAGGTGGAGCGGGCCGAAACGGGCGACGCCGCGCCGGCCGCCGGTTGGGGCATCGCCGCCGAGGTCGAGACCCCCGACGGCCCGCGCGAGATCGGCACCGGCCGCGACCCGAACGGGCGCGAGCGCCGCGCCGTGCGCATCGACGGCCAGGCCGCGGGCGGGCAGCAGGCGCTCGGCGACGTGGTCGCCGCCACCTGGCTGACGCCGCAGATGGACCGCCTGTTTCAGGAGGGGCCGGCGGCGCGGCGGCGCTTCCTGGACCGGCTGGTGTTCGGGCTGGACCCGGCGCACGCCACGCGCGTCAACCGCTACGAGCACGCCCTGCGCGAGCGCGCGCGCATCCTGCGCCAGGACGCGCCCGCCGACCCGGCTTGGCTCTCGGCGCTGGAACAGCGCATGGCCGAGCAGGGCGTCGCCATCGCCGCGGCGCGCCGGCAGCTCGTGGACCGCCTGGGCGCGCACGCCGAGCGCGACCTCGGGCCCTTCCCGCGCGCCGGCCTTGAGCTGACGGGCGAGGTCGAGGGCTGGCTGGGCGAAACCTCGGCCCTGGTCGCGGAGGAGCGCCTCACGGCCGCGCTGGCGGCAAGCCGCGCGCGCGACCGCGAAACCGGGGGCGCGGCGCACGGCCCCCACCGCAGCGATCTGGCCGCCCGCCACCTGGAACGCGGGCAGCCGGGGTCGCTGTGCTCCACGGGGGAGCAGAAGGCCCTGCTGGTGGCCATCGTGCTCGCCCACGTGCGCCTGCTGACGGTCGAGCGCGGCTTCGCCCCGCTCGTGCTGCTGGACGAGGTGGCCGCCCACCTGGACGCCGAGCGGCGCGACGCGCTCTTCACCGAACTGCCGCGCCTGGGCGCGCAGGCGTGGCTGACCGGAACGGACCCGGCGCTCTTCGCCGGCCTGGGCGAGCACGCACAGCTGCTCGCGGTCGAGGCGGGCCAGGTTCGCGACCTGAAGTGA